From one Rhodamnia argentea isolate NSW1041297 chromosome 1, ASM2092103v1, whole genome shotgun sequence genomic stretch:
- the LOC115743420 gene encoding small EDRK-rich factor 2-like codes for MTRGNQRDRDRERAQARGGKKGTKDDGLTPEQRRERDAKALQEKAAKKAAQGASSGDAGGKSGNKK; via the exons ATGACTC GCGGTAACCAGAGAGATCGCGATCGAGAGAGAGCTCAGGCACGAGGTGGCAAGAAGGGTACCAAAGACGACGGATTGACTCCTGAGCAGCGCCGCGAAAG GGATGCGAAGGCTTTGCAAGAGAAGGCTGCAAAGAAGGCGGCCCAGGGGGCATCCAGCGGGGATGCCGGAGGTAAAAGCGGCAACAAAAAATAA